GTGGAGCGATCGGGTTTCTGACCGCGTCGCTGCTGCATGTCTTGCGATTTCGCAGCAGCCGATTGTCGCGCGGTCTGGCAATGCTGGGATTGCTGCTCATTCCCACCCTGATTTTCGTCGGCTTGCGGAGTCAGCCCCAAGACGAGTTGGGACGACAACTTCAGGATTCCATCGAGCGAATCCGCACCCTAGACCGCGAGTTCGATGCGATCGAACGACCCGATGCCGATGGCGAACTGCGTGCCCAGTGGATGAAACGAGTGGATGCGGAATTCGAAGCCAATGCCAGCTTTGCGCAGCAAGTGGTGTCGCAAATTCCCGAGAATCGACAGATCAAGAGACGCACCTTGCAGCTTTACGTTGGGCTTCGGCTGATCCAGTTGATGAGGCTCCAGTTGGAAGGAAAAGCCAACCCGCTGATTCAGTCGGAATTCCGGGACATTCGCAAGCAGTTTCGCTCGTTCTGAATTGGAGCAGTCGCCATGCGAATTCCCGGAGTTGCGAGGGAGCCTGTTATTCCGGCGCAGTCGCGGAGAGAATTTTCGCCTGCGGTTTGGCCAACAGCACCCGCATCACGGGTAGCAACGGCGTAACCGAACGCGTTTCGTACCAACTGTGATCCGAGATTTTCAGATGCCCCGGCCCAACGCCGCCATTCGCACGGGTCGCATCAATCGCCAGCCATTGCCCCTTCACATAGACTTCGGTCCACATATGGAAGGCAAGCACGGGGCGCTCAGCACTATCGACGTAAATCAATCCGACGGCTGTGCGTGAGGGAATGCCTTCCGCCCGACACATCGCCGCCGCCAGCATCGCAAATTCGGTACAATCGCCGCTCAAAGTCCGCGCGACGTGATCTGCCGTGGCCATGGCTTCGCCAAAGTTCACAGCCCGCATATTTTGACGAACGAACTTTTCGATTTGCAGCGATTTCTGCCAATCGTCCGCCGCCCCAGCCACGGCCATCTTCGCAAGCTGCTTCACGCGGTCATCGTTGCTGTTGATGAAATAGTTGCTTTCGAGAAACTCCTTGGCAGCCGGTTCGACCTTCTCGACAGCTTTGGGCTTGCGAACGGCCTGCACATGCAGCTCGAACGAATTCTTTTGCACATTCTCGATCGATTGCCGGGCATCCTTCGAGAACGCACTGGTCACATCATCATCGCCAGAAAGCGTGATTCGGTAGACAATTCCGCCTTGGGCGTGCAGTTGGTTGACCCGCTCACCCAACGGAATCGACTGCGTGGCCAACAGATCGGTCTTGAGTGCTTTGGGTTCCACGCGCGCGGTGGCATTTTCTTTCGTGCTACGAACCATTCGCAGTCGGCCCAATCCGGGGAGTTCCACTTCCGACACCAATGTCTGATAGGTCATCGGATCGATCCACGCCGTCATGCCGGGAAGCTGCACATTCGCAATCCGCTCCGCCTTCGATTGAATCCGGAGCAGTTCGCGCTTGGTGCCATTA
This DNA window, taken from Tuwongella immobilis, encodes the following:
- a CDS encoding transglutaminase-like domain-containing protein encodes the protein MRMMQCWQSLLSVLVWTIWILVPTAARAEEPLQSKLLFENWEVALLDGNRVGYVHFTVHEDSANGVKALRATKSMKLSVLRGGNVATIQADTGTYETADGTVLGVFMTQALGQNQSLQMTGAVEGKELILEVEDRVKNEKRIPWPEGVVGLLKETRLLREKKAKPGDEIDYLYFEPTIAAIVKIRVNVGEKEVLTFDNGTKRELLRIQSKAERIANVQLPGMTAWIDPMTYQTLVSEVELPGLGRLRMVRSTKENATARVEPKALKTDLLATQSIPLGERVNQLHAQGGIVYRITLSGDDDVTSAFSKDARQSIENVQKNSFELHVQAVRKPKAVEKVEPAAKEFLESNYFINSNDDRVKQLAKMAVAGAADDWQKSLQIEKFVRQNMRAVNFGEAMATADHVARTLSGDCTEFAMLAAAMCRAEGIPSRTAVGLIYVDSAERPVLAFHMWTEVYVKGQWLAIDATRANGGVGPGHLKISDHSWYETRSVTPLLPVMRVLLAKPQAKILSATAPE